A section of the Thermotoga caldifontis AZM44c09 genome encodes:
- a CDS encoding tRNA1(Val) (adenine(37)-N6)-methyltransferase — translation MASSSSLRDEFDPDVLRCVLVPDAGREHRPTHASSLLAWYTRPKRSDRIVELGCGTGIVSAYLAMNHDVEVHCIERNELLAKLACETVKMNSLEGRMFVHHASCAQVRELFPAEQFDIVVSNPPHHLTGMPSPSQLRRETRSIDFNEAESFVEATAYLLRNRGKFVFVLSCEYLMFWLNEFVKRKLQPKRLIPIYGDPKRNAILTIIEGVKNGGIGLRLEPPIVLKRV, via the coding sequence TTGGCGTCGTCGAGTTCGTTGAGAGATGAATTCGACCCGGATGTCCTCAGATGCGTTCTCGTTCCTGACGCTGGCAGAGAGCACAGACCCACTCACGCGTCCAGCCTGCTCGCCTGGTACACGAGGCCTAAAAGGAGCGACCGCATCGTCGAGCTGGGTTGTGGAACGGGCATAGTCTCAGCCTACCTCGCGATGAACCACGACGTTGAAGTCCACTGCATCGAAAGGAACGAACTTCTGGCCAAATTGGCGTGCGAGACGGTGAAGATGAACTCGCTCGAAGGCAGAATGTTCGTTCACCACGCTTCGTGCGCTCAGGTAAGAGAGCTTTTCCCCGCCGAGCAGTTCGACATCGTCGTGTCGAACCCTCCTCACCACCTGACGGGAATGCCGAGCCCATCGCAGCTGAGGAGAGAAACCAGATCGATAGACTTCAACGAGGCAGAATCTTTCGTGGAGGCCACCGCGTACCTGCTGAGAAACAGAGGAAAATTCGTCTTCGTTCTGTCCTGTGAGTATCTGATGTTCTGGCTGAACGAGTTCGTCAAACGGAAGTTGCAACCCAAACGTCTGATACCGATCTACGGCGATCCCAAAAGAAACGCGATCCTGACGATCATCGAAGGTGTCAAGAACGGGGGCATCGGCCTGAGGCTCGAGCCCCCGATCGTGCTCAAAAGAGTCTGA
- the ackA gene encoding acetate kinase gives MKILVVNCGSSSIKYQFIDMNGEKVLCKGLAERIGIEGSRLVHRVNNDKHVIERPMKDHEEALKIVLEVLIDPEIGVIKDLSEIDAVGHRVVHGGEKFASSVLIDDEVLKVLEENVHLAPLHNPPNIMGIKAIQKLLPNVPNVGVFDTAFHQSMPKKAYLYGLPYELYEKYRIRRYGFHGTSHRYVSRRAAEILGRDYYDFKVITCHLGNGASIAAIRHGKSIDTSMGFTPLEGLVMGTRCGDIDPAIVIYLQQNLGMSVEKVYDLLNKKSGMLGLTKNLSSDMRDIEDAAQAGNEIAQLALDIYIYRIAKYIGAYAAAMNGVDAIVFTAGVGENSPYVREKVCEYLGFLGVKIDRQLNDVKGVERIISTPDSKVAVLIVPTNEELVIARDTKYIVENRVKEFRLF, from the coding sequence TTGAAGATACTCGTTGTGAACTGCGGTAGTTCTTCCATCAAGTATCAATTCATCGACATGAACGGAGAAAAAGTCCTGTGCAAAGGCCTTGCGGAACGGATAGGTATTGAAGGAAGCAGGCTCGTGCACAGGGTGAACAACGACAAGCACGTCATCGAAAGGCCCATGAAGGACCACGAAGAAGCACTCAAGATCGTCCTGGAAGTACTGATCGATCCGGAAATTGGAGTCATCAAAGACCTTTCGGAGATCGATGCGGTTGGACACAGGGTCGTGCACGGTGGTGAGAAGTTCGCAAGCTCTGTCTTGATCGACGACGAGGTGTTGAAGGTTCTGGAAGAGAACGTGCATCTGGCTCCGCTGCACAATCCACCCAACATAATGGGAATCAAGGCGATTCAAAAACTTTTGCCGAACGTTCCGAACGTCGGGGTTTTCGACACGGCGTTCCACCAGTCGATGCCGAAGAAGGCGTACCTTTATGGTTTGCCTTACGAACTGTACGAGAAGTACAGGATCAGGAGGTACGGATTCCACGGGACGAGCCACAGGTACGTTTCGAGAAGGGCAGCGGAGATACTCGGGAGAGATTATTACGATTTCAAGGTGATCACGTGCCACCTGGGAAACGGTGCCTCGATAGCGGCCATCAGGCACGGCAAATCCATCGACACCTCGATGGGTTTCACACCGCTCGAAGGTCTCGTCATGGGAACCAGGTGCGGTGACATCGACCCGGCGATCGTGATCTACCTGCAGCAGAATCTGGGCATGTCGGTCGAGAAGGTCTACGATCTGTTGAACAAGAAGAGTGGGATGCTGGGGCTCACGAAGAACCTCAGTTCTGACATGCGGGATATAGAAGACGCGGCACAGGCGGGCAACGAGATCGCCCAGCTGGCTTTGGACATCTACATATACAGGATCGCCAAGTACATCGGCGCCTACGCGGCGGCGATGAACGGGGTGGATGCGATAGTGTTCACCGCGGGTGTCGGCGAGAACTCACCCTACGTCAGGGAAAAGGTCTGCGAGTACCTCGGGTTCCTCGGAGTGAAGATCGACAGACAGCTGAACGATGTGAAGGGTGTGGAAAGGATCATCAGCACTCCAGATTCCAAAGTTGCCGTGCTGATAGTCCCCACCAACGAAGAGCTCGTCATCGCGCGCGACACGAAGTACATAGTCGAGAACAGAGTGAAGGAATTCAGACTCTTTTGA
- the rsxE gene encoding electron transport complex subunit RsxE — translation MSRLREFTKGFFKENATYVQVLGMCPTLAVTTNATNGLGMGLAATAVLTMSNIVISSIRKGVPAKIRIPIFITVIATFVTIVDLLMHAFLYDLWKALGIFIPLIVVNCIIMGRAEAYASKNDVLNSALDGLGVGLGFTGSLVLLGSIREILGNGTIFGIKLWNNFNVFTMILPPGGYMMLGLLAALFTAISLKRKRGEQK, via the coding sequence ATGAGTCGACTGAGAGAGTTCACGAAAGGTTTCTTCAAAGAGAACGCCACTTACGTTCAGGTGCTGGGTATGTGTCCCACACTCGCCGTGACTACGAACGCGACCAACGGACTCGGTATGGGACTCGCCGCCACCGCAGTTCTCACCATGTCCAACATCGTGATTTCATCCATCAGAAAAGGTGTACCTGCCAAGATAAGGATTCCCATCTTCATAACTGTGATAGCGACCTTCGTGACCATAGTCGATCTGCTCATGCACGCTTTCTTGTACGATCTGTGGAAGGCGCTGGGTATTTTCATACCCCTGATCGTTGTCAACTGCATCATCATGGGACGTGCGGAGGCTTACGCATCGAAGAACGACGTGCTGAATTCGGCGCTGGATGGACTGGGTGTGGGGCTCGGTTTCACGGGCTCGCTCGTGCTCCTCGGCTCGATCAGGGAGATCCTGGGCAACGGAACGATCTTCGGTATCAAGCTTTGGAACAACTTCAACGTGTTCACGATGATACTTCCTCCTGGTGGTTACATGATGCTTGGTTTGCTCGCGGCGCTCTTCACTGCGATCTCTCTGAAACGCAAGAGGGGTGAACAGAAATGA
- a CDS encoding RnfABCDGE type electron transport complex subunit D, which yields MKLIQSDAPHIRTKDSVRSIMLDVLLALAPAVAVATFFFGWYALFLCLFGAVVGELIEWFIVRVLRGQKDFSFDLSAAVTGLLLAMNLPPTAPWWLLLIGLLVALGVAKHAFGGIGQNIFNPALVGRVFLLISFPTLMTRWVSPVRGFTKSVWDAMTSATALGILKNSGFSAAIQRFSYTDLFFGNVGGCIGETSAFVLLLGFIYLLVRKRVNPVIPATYIGTVFAFASIMYLVNAEKFGTPLFHILSGGLFLGALFMATDMVTSPMTIKGQAVFGIGCGVVTMIIRLFAGYPEGVSLAILLMNALVPLIDRAFKPKIFGEVKV from the coding sequence ATGAAACTGATCCAGAGCGATGCTCCACACATAAGGACGAAAGATTCCGTCAGGTCGATCATGCTGGACGTACTCCTGGCGCTCGCACCGGCTGTGGCTGTGGCGACGTTCTTCTTCGGCTGGTACGCGCTGTTCCTTTGCCTGTTCGGTGCGGTAGTCGGAGAACTGATCGAGTGGTTCATCGTCAGAGTGCTGCGCGGGCAGAAAGACTTCAGCTTCGATCTCAGCGCGGCCGTGACGGGTCTGTTGCTCGCGATGAACCTTCCTCCTACCGCCCCGTGGTGGCTGCTGTTGATAGGCCTTCTCGTTGCGCTCGGCGTGGCCAAGCATGCCTTCGGTGGAATAGGCCAGAACATATTCAACCCTGCCCTCGTTGGAAGAGTCTTCCTGCTGATATCCTTCCCGACGTTGATGACCAGATGGGTTTCTCCGGTTAGAGGCTTCACGAAATCCGTCTGGGATGCGATGACTTCCGCGACTGCCCTGGGGATTTTGAAAAATTCCGGTTTTTCGGCAGCCATCCAAAGGTTCAGTTACACAGATCTGTTCTTCGGAAACGTGGGTGGATGCATCGGTGAAACGAGCGCGTTCGTCCTCCTGCTCGGATTCATCTATCTGTTAGTCAGGAAGCGCGTCAATCCCGTCATCCCCGCCACTTACATAGGTACCGTCTTCGCCTTTGCGAGCATCATGTACTTGGTGAACGCCGAAAAGTTTGGCACACCGCTTTTCCACATACTCAGCGGAGGACTTTTCCTCGGGGCCCTGTTCATGGCGACGGACATGGTAACCAGCCCGATGACCATCAAGGGCCAGGCGGTGTTTGGAATAGGTTGTGGCGTGGTGACGATGATCATCAGACTGTTCGCTGGATATCCTGAGGGTGTGTCGCTCGCGATCCTCTTGATGAACGCTCTGGTACCGCTCATCGATCGGGCCTTCAAGCCGAAGATCTTCGGGGAGGTCAAAGTATGA
- a CDS encoding RnfABCDGE type electron transport complex subunit G encodes MKEYIKTGLILMVYCVVAGLALGVVYQITKDRIAMTEIQEKLGAVEQVLKDESGNYIVSLDQLRAAVSKVDQESKVIFESSEGKVYSPVYEFDSDLGKVYVLTGSSLGYGGPVTVVACFIKKPEGFALFSLKVTDFSQETPGLGAKIGDVEIQKRFYPMEASALTNGIRVDKDANLTHLSPEEAKKQGVAKVSDVMTGATITPRAVANALNAMLRYLSGVKR; translated from the coding sequence ATGAAAGAATACATAAAAACTGGTCTCATATTGATGGTTTATTGTGTCGTTGCGGGACTCGCGCTTGGGGTGGTTTATCAGATAACCAAGGACAGGATCGCGATGACTGAAATTCAGGAAAAACTCGGCGCCGTCGAGCAGGTTCTCAAAGACGAATCAGGCAACTACATAGTCTCTCTGGATCAGCTCAGGGCAGCCGTCAGCAAGGTCGATCAGGAATCGAAGGTGATCTTCGAGAGTTCAGAGGGCAAGGTTTATTCTCCTGTCTATGAGTTCGATTCGGACCTCGGTAAGGTTTACGTGCTCACAGGTTCGAGTCTGGGATACGGTGGGCCTGTGACGGTCGTGGCGTGTTTTATAAAGAAGCCCGAAGGTTTCGCACTGTTTTCTCTGAAGGTGACGGATTTTTCTCAGGAAACACCCGGCCTTGGAGCGAAGATAGGGGATGTAGAGATTCAGAAGAGGTTCTATCCCATGGAAGCTTCCGCGCTCACGAACGGCATCAGGGTCGACAAGGACGCGAATCTAACGCATCTTTCACCTGAAGAAGCGAAGAAGCAAGGTGTAGCCAAGGTGAGCGACGTGATGACGGGTGCCACGATCACGCCGCGTGCTGTGGCGAACGCCCTGAACGCGATGCTCCGTTACCTGTCGGGGGTGAAAAGATGA
- the aspC gene encoding aspartate aminotransferase, producing MISKRIKSVAGSKTLEINALAQSMKQKGIDVVNLTAGEPDFPTPEPVVQAAIEALKAGLTKYTDSSGIPQLREKIAEYVSKRHNVPCTPEQIVVTNGGKQAIFNCLAALVEEGDDVLIIDPCWVSYEPMVRMLGGNAVHVKTNFESNFIPSVEQIEHAITPRTKAIVLNSPNNPTGVVYDAQLLRKIHALAMEKNIFIVSDEVYDCLVYDGDYASMYAIAGGKNVALVNAFSKSHSMTGWRVGYLVAPIEIAKAAAKVQAHTTSNVNTIAQYAVLKAFEVDTSYMFEKFKQRRDLVCRLLEEARFSFVRPSGAFYVLVNVSEFDENDVNFCTRLLQEAHVALVPGSAFNAPGFARLSFATSEENLIKGIERMKKFVGR from the coding sequence ATGATTTCAAAAAGGATCAAGAGCGTAGCTGGTTCTAAAACCCTTGAGATCAACGCACTGGCACAGTCGATGAAGCAGAAAGGCATCGACGTCGTCAACCTCACGGCGGGTGAACCAGACTTTCCAACCCCTGAACCCGTCGTCCAGGCGGCGATAGAAGCTTTGAAGGCTGGTCTAACGAAGTACACAGATTCTTCTGGAATTCCACAGCTCAGAGAGAAAATCGCCGAGTACGTTTCCAAAAGGCACAACGTACCGTGCACTCCAGAACAGATCGTCGTGACCAACGGAGGAAAACAGGCGATCTTCAACTGTCTCGCTGCGCTCGTGGAAGAAGGCGACGACGTACTGATCATAGATCCGTGCTGGGTGAGCTACGAACCGATGGTCCGCATGCTGGGTGGCAACGCCGTGCACGTCAAGACGAACTTTGAAAGCAACTTCATACCGAGTGTGGAACAGATAGAACACGCCATCACTCCCAGGACGAAAGCTATCGTGCTGAACAGCCCGAACAATCCCACAGGTGTCGTGTACGATGCCCAGCTGTTGAGGAAGATACACGCTCTGGCGATGGAGAAAAACATATTCATCGTATCGGACGAGGTCTACGACTGTTTGGTGTACGACGGTGATTACGCCTCCATGTACGCCATCGCAGGTGGAAAGAACGTCGCACTCGTGAACGCATTTTCGAAATCCCATTCGATGACCGGATGGCGTGTCGGTTACCTCGTGGCACCGATCGAGATCGCCAAAGCGGCCGCAAAAGTACAGGCACACACCACTTCGAACGTGAACACGATCGCTCAGTACGCAGTCCTCAAAGCCTTCGAGGTGGATACGAGCTACATGTTCGAAAAATTCAAACAGAGGCGAGACCTCGTCTGCAGGCTCCTCGAAGAAGCCAGGTTCAGTTTTGTCAGACCGAGTGGTGCGTTCTACGTGCTCGTGAACGTGAGCGAGTTCGATGAGAACGACGTGAATTTCTGCACACGACTGTTGCAGGAAGCCCACGTGGCACTGGTGCCTGGTTCTGCGTTCAACGCGCCCGGATTCGCAAGGCTTTCGTTCGCGACGAGCGAAGAAAATCTGATCAAAGGAATCGAGAGAATGAAGAAGTTCGTTGGAAGGTGA
- a CDS encoding ABC transporter ATP-binding protein: MLRDFVKKHWPSYLAGVLVLIIVDLLQLYIPRFTGQVVDHLKSPQASMNFVTVMVGWILGIAIAIAIMRFLWRYFIIGNSRRFEYLARRVLFDKLLSLSLGYFDRTRSGDLMAKFTNDLQAVRMALAQGVVMTVDATFMAIMTVLFMGRTVSWKLTWLASIPLPALALVALFFGRIIHKRFMEVQNQFSAVSELTEETISGIKIVKSFAANDKFSQMFQNRSWNSYRAGMSLAKVSSVFFPLMMFLASLAHVFALLFGGPMVVRGQVSLGEFIAFNSYLGMLTWPMMALGWVLNMVQSGRASYKRIMQVMKEMPQVEEPKRPIRIDRIESIRFEDLTYRYPGTERCVLKNVSFSIKKGEMVGIVGTVGSGKSTIVKLLAKLYPVERGKIFINGVDINDVSSENVRSLIAFVPQESFLFSDQIKKNIAFAQEHIDMERVIACAKLAAVHDEIMKFPEGYDTMVGERGVTLSGGQRQRVTIARALYTNKDVLVFDDCLSAVDPETEEKIIDSLRNQFRDKTMIIITHRLKVLKDADLIIVLDEGRIVETGTHEHLMNLDGLYARMFRRQMIEEELAT; encoded by the coding sequence GTGCTCAGAGATTTTGTGAAGAAACACTGGCCCAGCTACCTCGCCGGCGTTCTGGTTTTGATCATCGTGGATCTTCTCCAGTTGTACATCCCGAGGTTCACAGGTCAGGTGGTGGACCACTTAAAATCTCCACAAGCTTCGATGAACTTCGTGACGGTGATGGTCGGCTGGATCCTTGGAATTGCGATCGCGATCGCTATCATGCGTTTCCTCTGGAGGTACTTCATCATAGGAAATTCGAGGCGCTTCGAATATCTCGCCCGAAGGGTGCTGTTCGACAAACTTCTCTCGCTCTCCTTAGGATACTTCGACAGAACCAGGAGCGGCGATCTGATGGCTAAATTCACGAACGATCTGCAGGCGGTTAGAATGGCCCTCGCTCAGGGTGTCGTCATGACGGTCGACGCAACCTTCATGGCGATCATGACCGTTCTGTTCATGGGTCGGACCGTCAGCTGGAAATTGACCTGGCTCGCATCCATCCCGCTACCGGCGCTCGCACTGGTCGCGCTCTTCTTTGGACGGATCATCCACAAACGCTTCATGGAAGTTCAGAACCAGTTTTCAGCGGTGAGCGAGCTGACCGAAGAAACGATCTCAGGCATAAAGATCGTCAAGAGCTTCGCCGCGAACGACAAGTTCTCGCAGATGTTCCAAAACCGCTCCTGGAACAGTTACAGGGCAGGGATGTCCCTCGCGAAGGTCTCGTCCGTGTTCTTTCCCTTGATGATGTTTCTGGCTTCTCTCGCCCACGTGTTTGCGCTCCTCTTCGGTGGGCCCATGGTGGTGCGCGGTCAGGTCAGCCTCGGTGAGTTCATCGCCTTCAACTCTTATTTAGGCATGTTGACCTGGCCCATGATGGCGCTCGGATGGGTTCTGAACATGGTTCAAAGCGGTAGAGCTTCATACAAGAGGATCATGCAGGTGATGAAAGAAATGCCGCAGGTTGAAGAACCGAAACGTCCTATCAGGATAGACCGCATCGAATCGATAAGGTTCGAAGACCTCACGTACAGATATCCAGGTACCGAAAGATGCGTGTTGAAGAACGTCAGCTTTTCCATCAAGAAAGGCGAGATGGTGGGAATCGTCGGCACAGTGGGTAGCGGTAAGTCCACCATCGTGAAACTGCTCGCGAAACTGTATCCGGTTGAGCGTGGTAAAATTTTCATCAACGGTGTGGACATCAACGACGTAAGTTCTGAAAACGTGCGCAGTTTGATAGCCTTCGTTCCGCAGGAATCCTTCCTGTTCTCGGATCAGATAAAGAAAAACATAGCCTTCGCGCAGGAGCACATCGACATGGAAAGGGTCATCGCGTGTGCGAAACTGGCTGCCGTCCACGACGAGATAATGAAATTCCCGGAAGGTTACGACACGATGGTCGGCGAGAGGGGAGTCACGCTCTCCGGTGGACAGAGGCAGAGAGTTACCATCGCCCGAGCACTGTACACCAACAAGGATGTGCTCGTGTTCGATGACTGTCTCTCCGCGGTCGATCCCGAAACGGAAGAGAAGATCATAGACTCGCTCAGGAATCAATTCAGAGACAAAACCATGATCATCATCACGCACAGGTTGAAGGTGCTGAAAGATGCCGATCTGATAATCGTTCTCGACGAGGGAAGGATCGTCGAAACCGGCACGCACGAACATCTCATGAACCTCGATGGCCTGTACGCACGCATGTTCAGACGGCAGATGATCGAAGAGGAGCTCGCAACATGA
- the dprA gene encoding DNA-processing protein DprA, giving the protein MRPVEIFSLWKFGKYDLETLKNFDERFESLEEASRSKLFEFERIDFDAVRRFAEEQQRSVERAKAKVISFWDEGYPPLLRESSSAPVVLFCLGDEKLLKRECVSIVGTRRMTSYGKKIAHETAFTAARAGLVVVSGLAFGIDSCAHSAALEAGGKTIAVLGTGVDVPYPASNRKLYERIAQDGCIVSEFPMQTKAAKQNFPARNRIIAGLSRATIVVEAPKDSGALITAQFAADMGRDVFAVPGDVDRASSEGCNWLLKAGAIPLTHPSEILQYYGLDDRSDRGQDDFLKIFSQGPLMFDEMVNMLGMDPAELLVKLTEYELNGKLVKLEDGRYHIVGR; this is encoded by the coding sequence ATGCGCCCAGTTGAGATCTTCTCGCTCTGGAAGTTTGGAAAGTACGATCTTGAAACCCTCAAGAATTTCGACGAAAGGTTCGAAAGCCTCGAAGAAGCGTCCAGATCGAAGCTCTTCGAGTTTGAACGCATCGACTTCGACGCCGTGAGGAGGTTCGCAGAAGAACAGCAAAGGTCTGTTGAAAGGGCGAAGGCGAAGGTCATCAGCTTCTGGGATGAAGGCTATCCACCGCTTCTGAGAGAATCTTCATCGGCTCCGGTGGTTCTCTTCTGTCTCGGCGACGAGAAGCTTTTGAAAAGAGAGTGCGTTTCGATCGTCGGAACGCGCAGGATGACGAGTTATGGAAAGAAGATCGCACACGAAACAGCTTTCACAGCGGCGCGGGCGGGTTTGGTCGTGGTGAGCGGACTCGCCTTCGGTATCGACAGCTGCGCTCACAGTGCCGCACTGGAAGCCGGTGGAAAGACGATCGCGGTGCTCGGAACCGGTGTGGACGTTCCCTACCCGGCTTCGAACAGGAAGCTTTACGAAAGGATCGCTCAGGATGGATGCATTGTGAGCGAATTTCCCATGCAAACGAAGGCGGCGAAACAGAACTTTCCCGCGCGCAACAGGATCATCGCGGGTTTGAGCAGAGCCACGATTGTCGTTGAAGCTCCAAAAGACAGTGGGGCGCTGATCACGGCGCAGTTTGCCGCAGACATGGGCAGAGACGTGTTCGCTGTGCCCGGTGATGTCGATAGGGCTTCGAGTGAGGGTTGTAACTGGTTGTTGAAAGCCGGAGCGATACCACTCACACATCCTTCAGAGATTCTGCAATATTACGGGCTCGATGATCGCTCAGATCGTGGTCAGGACGATTTCTTGAAGATCTTTTCTCAGGGACCTCTCATGTTTGACGAAATGGTGAACATGCTCGGGATGGATCCTGCAGAGCTTCTGGTGAAACTCACCGAGTACGAGCTGAATGGCAAGCTGGTGAAGCTCGAAGATGGACGTTATCATATTGTGGGGAGGTAG
- a CDS encoding RnfABCDGE type electron transport complex subunit B, giving the protein MLIVYSTLLMAILGFAFGTFLAYSAKKFEVKEDPRVEMVKAALPGANCGACGYAGCEAFAKAVVAGKVTPDMCTPGRASGVAEKIKEILKQNAPS; this is encoded by the coding sequence ATGCTGATCGTTTATTCAACGTTGCTCATGGCGATCCTCGGCTTTGCTTTCGGCACCTTTCTTGCGTATTCAGCGAAGAAGTTCGAAGTGAAAGAAGACCCGCGCGTAGAAATGGTGAAGGCAGCCCTACCCGGTGCGAACTGCGGGGCATGTGGTTATGCCGGTTGTGAGGCGTTCGCGAAAGCTGTTGTCGCTGGCAAGGTTACGCCGGACATGTGCACCCCCGGTAGGGCGTCGGGTGTGGCTGAAAAGATAAAGGAGATTTTGAAACAGAATGCGCCCAGTTGA
- the rsxA gene encoding electron transport complex subunit RsxA, with product MRVFLILFSALLINNYVFIRFLGICPFLGVSKKLDTAVGMGFAATFVLVMSSVITWFVNKLLVAAGLEFLRTVSFILVIATFVQFVEFVIKKNSPSLYEALGIYLPLITTNCIILGVAILNAQAKYSLFEAIFHALGAGLGFLLALVIFAGIRERIELYELPKPFEGLPIALILASIISMAFMGFQGLIKL from the coding sequence ATGAGAGTCTTTTTGATACTTTTCTCGGCGCTTCTGATAAACAACTACGTGTTCATTCGGTTTTTAGGCATCTGCCCGTTCTTGGGAGTTTCGAAGAAACTGGATACCGCAGTTGGAATGGGCTTTGCGGCAACTTTCGTGCTGGTGATGTCCTCCGTCATAACATGGTTCGTCAACAAGCTTCTCGTTGCTGCGGGACTCGAATTTCTCAGAACGGTTTCCTTCATACTCGTCATCGCAACCTTCGTTCAGTTCGTTGAGTTCGTCATAAAGAAGAACAGTCCTTCGCTGTACGAGGCACTCGGAATATACCTTCCGCTGATCACGACGAACTGTATCATCCTGGGCGTTGCGATACTGAACGCGCAGGCGAAGTACAGCTTGTTCGAAGCGATCTTCCATGCGCTGGGAGCCGGACTCGGTTTTCTCTTAGCTCTGGTGATCTTCGCAGGCATCAGAGAGAGGATCGAGCTCTACGAACTTCCAAAGCCGTTCGAGGGACTTCCGATCGCTCTGATCCTCGCATCCATCATCTCCATGGCGTTCATGGGATTTCAGGGGCTCATAAAACTGTGA